GGTTTTGAGCCCCTGGATCTGCTGTTGGGGCTTGAGGCGGTGCTGGAGCAGCTGGCCGATGGCCACGCGGAGGTGGTCAACCGCTACCCCCGGGTGGTGAGGGAGGAGGGAAACCGGCGGGCATTGAGCCTGCTCGAGCGCTACTTCGAGCCTACGGGCGCTTCCTGGCGGGGCATCGGCCGGGTGGAGGGCAGCGGCCTGTCCCTGCGGCCCGAGTTTGCCGGCCGCGACGCCGCCCGGCGTTTCCCGGTAGAAGTGCCGGAGCCGCGGGTTCCGGCCGGGTGCCGCTGCGGTGAACTCCTGCGCGGGAGCATCCGCCCCCCGGAATGCCCCCTTTTTGCCCGCAGGTGCCGGCCCGAGCACCCGGTAGGTCCCTGCATGGTCTCCTCCGAGGGAGCCTGTGCCGCCTATTATCTCTATGAGGGTTGAGCCGCAGGGTTCGAGGCCGGTTGTGACCCGGACAGAGGGCCGGAGGCTCCGAAGAGTACGGGAGGTTGCAGATCCGCGCGCGGCAGAATACCGATCGCGTAGAGGGTAAAGCGGTCCTAGGAGCAAGAGGAGGGAGTGCGCCCTGGAAGAACCGGTAGTCCTTCTGGCCCACGGCGACGGGGGCCGGCTCACCCACCAGCTCATAGAGGAACTGTTCCTCTCTCACCTGGGGAATCCCATCCTGGCCTCCCTGACCGACGCCGCGGTGGTAGAGGCGGTGGGCGGGGGACGCCTGGCCCTTACCACGGATTCCTTTGTGGTCACCCCGCTCTTTTTCAGAGGGGGCGACATAGGCAAGCTGGCGGTGAGCGGCACGGTTAACGACCTGGCGGTAAGCGGAGCCAGGCCTCTTTACCTCACCGTGGGCTTCATCCTGGAAGAGGGCCTGCCCCTCGCCGCGCTGGAGCGGGTAGTGGCCTCCCTGGCCGCCACCGCCCGCCAGGCCGGGGTAACGGTGGTGGCGGGAGACACCAAAGTGGTGGGGAGGGGCCAGGCCGACGGCTTGTTCATCAATACCACCGGCCTGGGGGTGATACCGCCCGACCGGGACCTGGGTTACCACCGGATACGGCCCGGCGACGCGGTGGTGATAAGCGGCTACGTGGGCGACCACGGTCTGGCCGTGCTGGCAGAAAGAAAAGAACTCGGCATACTCGAAGCGCCGGAAAGCGATTGCGCCCCTCTGGCGGGTATCATACTGCCCCTGCTGGAGGAGTTCCCGGGAATCCGGCTGCTCCGCGATCCCACCCGCGGCGGTGTGGCCACCACCCTCAAGGAGATAGCCGTGGCCGCCAAAGTGGACGTCTGGCTGGAAGAGGAGGTCATCCCCGTGCGGCCCCAGTGCCGGGCCCTGGCGGAGATGCTGGGGCTGGACCCCTTATATCTGGCCAACGAGGGGAAGTTCCTCGCCGTGGTGGAGGCGGATCAGGCGTCCGCCCTGGTGGAGGCTGTCCGGACCCACCCCCTGGGGGAGGCGGCGGCCGTGATCGGCCGGGTGCAGGCCGGAGAGGGCCGGGTGCTTCTGCGCACCGCCTACGGCGGCACCCGCCGGCTGGAGATGCTGGCCGGCGCCCCCCTGCCCCGCATTTGCTGATTAAACCAAACCGCGTCAGGCCTGCGGCAAGTGGTACAGTCCTTGGCCCCGCCCGCCCTTCCTGACACCCCAGATACTTGCCACTATCTTCTATATAACTGTGCCGGCACACCCGCATATCATGTTCTCTGAAGGGCAACGCCGTCCTCCGGCCGGGACTTGACTTGCCACCCACCCCGGCCCCATTTCCTCAGACAACTGACTCGATAAGGAGGTCATCTGCATGTGCGGCATTGCCGGCTGGGTTGACCGGAAGCTGGATCTTACCACCCAACGGCCGGTCATCGAAGCCATGACCCAAACCCTGGCCAACCGCGGGCCC
The nucleotide sequence above comes from Clostridia bacterium. Encoded proteins:
- the hypE gene encoding hydrogenase expression/formation protein HypE encodes the protein MEEPVVLLAHGDGGRLTHQLIEELFLSHLGNPILASLTDAAVVEAVGGGRLALTTDSFVVTPLFFRGGDIGKLAVSGTVNDLAVSGARPLYLTVGFILEEGLPLAALERVVASLAATARQAGVTVVAGDTKVVGRGQADGLFINTTGLGVIPPDRDLGYHRIRPGDAVVISGYVGDHGLAVLAERKELGILEAPESDCAPLAGIILPLLEEFPGIRLLRDPTRGGVATTLKEIAVAAKVDVWLEEEVIPVRPQCRALAEMLGLDPLYLANEGKFLAVVEADQASALVEAVRTHPLGEAAAVIGRVQAGEGRVLLRTAYGGTRRLEMLAGAPLPRIC